One part of the Streptomyces nigra genome encodes these proteins:
- the msrA gene encoding peptide-methionine (S)-S-oxide reductase MsrA has product MAAQTQRAVLAGGCFWGMQDLIRRLPGVTATRVGYTGGDVPNATYRNHGTHAEAIEILYDPEQTDYRAILEFFFQIHDPSTKNRQGNDIGVSYRSAIYYVDDEQKRIAEDTIADVDASGLWPGKVVTEVEPVGPFWEAEPEHQDYLERYPDGYTCHFPRPGWRLPARTES; this is encoded by the coding sequence ATGGCTGCGCAGACGCAGAGGGCCGTGCTGGCTGGCGGATGTTTCTGGGGGATGCAGGACCTGATCCGCCGGCTCCCCGGCGTGACGGCGACCCGGGTCGGATACACCGGGGGTGACGTGCCGAACGCGACCTACCGCAACCACGGCACCCACGCGGAGGCCATCGAGATCCTCTACGACCCCGAGCAGACCGACTACCGGGCGATCCTGGAGTTCTTCTTCCAGATCCATGACCCGAGCACGAAGAACCGCCAGGGCAACGACATCGGCGTGAGCTACCGCTCGGCGATCTACTACGTGGACGACGAGCAGAAGCGGATCGCCGAGGACACGATCGCGGACGTGGACGCCTCGGGCCTGTGGCCGGGCAAGGTCGTCACCGAGGTCGAGCCGGTCGGCCCCTTCTGGGAGGCCGAGCCGGAGCACCAGGACTACCTGGAGCGCTACCCCGACGGCTACACCTGCCACTTCCCGCGCCCGGGCTGGCGCCTGCCGGCCCGCACGGAGAGCTGA
- a CDS encoding cystathionine gamma-synthase has protein sequence MSDRHISQHFETLAIHAGNTADPLTGAVVPPIYQVSTYKQDGVGGLRGGYEYSRSANPTRTALEENLAALEGGRRGLAFASGLAAEDCLLRTLLAPGDHVVIPNDAYGGTFRLFAKVVARWGVEWSVADTSDPAAVRAAITPKTKVIWVETPSNPLLGITDIAAVAQVARDAGARLVVDNTFATPYLQQPLSLGADVVVHSLTKYMGGHSDVVGGALIAADADLGEELAFHQNAMGAVAGPFDSWLVLRGTKTLSVRMDRHSENATKIADMLTRHPRVTSVLYPGLPEHPGHEVAAKQMRAFGGMISFRVEGGEEAAVEVCNRAQVLTLGESLGGVESLIEHPGRMTHASVAGSALEVPADLVRLSVGIENAEDLVEDLKQALDR, from the coding sequence ATGAGCGACAGGCACATCAGTCAGCACTTCGAGACCCTCGCGATCCACGCGGGCAACACCGCCGATCCCCTCACCGGCGCGGTCGTCCCGCCGATCTACCAGGTCTCGACCTACAAGCAGGACGGCGTGGGCGGCCTGCGCGGCGGCTACGAGTACAGCCGCAGCGCCAACCCGACCCGCACCGCCCTCGAGGAGAACCTCGCCGCCCTGGAGGGCGGCCGCCGCGGCCTCGCGTTCGCGTCCGGACTGGCGGCCGAGGACTGCCTGTTGCGCACGCTGCTCGCGCCCGGCGACCACGTGGTGATCCCCAACGACGCCTACGGCGGCACGTTCCGGCTGTTCGCGAAGGTCGTCGCCCGCTGGGGCGTGGAGTGGTCGGTGGCCGACACCTCCGACCCGGCCGCCGTACGGGCCGCGATCACCCCGAAGACCAAGGTGATCTGGGTGGAGACCCCCTCCAACCCGCTGCTCGGCATCACCGACATCGCCGCCGTCGCCCAGGTGGCGCGGGACGCGGGCGCCCGGCTCGTCGTCGACAACACCTTCGCCACGCCGTACCTCCAGCAGCCGCTGTCCCTCGGCGCGGACGTCGTCGTGCACTCCCTGACCAAGTACATGGGCGGCCACTCCGACGTGGTCGGCGGCGCGCTGATCGCGGCCGACGCCGACCTGGGCGAGGAGCTGGCGTTCCACCAGAACGCGATGGGCGCGGTCGCCGGCCCCTTCGACTCGTGGCTGGTGCTGCGCGGCACCAAGACGCTGTCGGTGCGCATGGACCGGCACAGCGAGAACGCCACGAAGATCGCCGACATGCTCACCCGGCACCCGCGCGTGACGAGCGTGCTGTACCCGGGGCTGCCCGAGCACCCCGGTCACGAGGTCGCCGCCAAGCAGATGCGCGCCTTCGGCGGCATGATCTCCTTCCGTGTCGAGGGCGGCGAGGAGGCGGCCGTCGAGGTCTGCAACCGCGCGCAGGTGCTCACGCTGGGCGAGTCCCTCGGCGGCGTCGAGTCCCTGATCGAGCACCCCGGCCGGATGACCCACGCCTCCGTCGCCGGTTCGGCCCTGGAGGTCCCGGCCGACCTGGTCCGTCTCTCGGTGGGCATCGAGAACGCCGAGGACCTGGTCGAGGACCTCAAGCAGGCGCTCGACCGCTGA
- a CDS encoding sigma factor-like helix-turn-helix DNA-binding protein encodes MGRRHTVRDTRRGQEFEAFVAGAAGRLLHTATLLTGESRDDNPRARRLLTLSLAHTYACWDRLRGEDPYGVARQELATRFARSVWHRYGGPGALGRSRPHPDSPLARLTARERLVLVLRLYEGVAEEQTAALLGLPRERIEAICSRATETLLQRPRETAPRVLGAKAVAR; translated from the coding sequence GTGGGACGACGACACACGGTCCGCGACACCCGCCGCGGCCAGGAGTTCGAGGCGTTCGTCGCGGGCGCGGCCGGACGGCTGCTGCACACCGCGACCCTGCTCACCGGCGAGTCCCGGGACGACAATCCACGCGCGCGTCGCCTGCTGACGCTTTCGCTCGCGCACACGTACGCGTGCTGGGACCGGCTGCGCGGCGAGGATCCGTACGGCGTCGCCCGCCAGGAGCTGGCCACCCGGTTCGCGCGCTCGGTCTGGCACCGCTACGGCGGTCCCGGCGCGCTGGGCCGCAGCCGCCCCCATCCGGACAGCCCGCTCGCCCGGCTCACCGCGAGGGAACGCCTGGTCTTGGTGCTGCGGCTGTACGAGGGGGTCGCCGAGGAGCAGACGGCGGCGCTGCTCGGACTGCCCAGGGAGCGGATCGAGGCGATCTGCTCGCGCGCGACGGAGACGCTGCTGCAGCGGCCGCGCGAGACCGCGCCCCGGGTGCTGGGGGCCAAGGCGGTGGCGCGGTGA
- a CDS encoding MarR family winged helix-turn-helix transcriptional regulator yields MSMDMTTVADSGLLDTLQHEVAVFARRAEQTRLGGVGQVRNSMDRAAYLLLNRLDKEGPMGVKALAASMGIDSSTVTRQVAPLVDTGLVKRTSHPEDGRAVVLQLSPRGQSRLEEVRSSRRQLMAELTHDWAPEEREAFCSLLTRFNVALSARMAQTGTTGPEAPAAS; encoded by the coding sequence ATGTCGATGGACATGACGACCGTCGCTGACAGCGGTCTCCTCGACACGCTGCAGCACGAGGTGGCGGTGTTCGCCCGCCGTGCCGAACAGACCCGCCTCGGTGGTGTCGGCCAGGTGCGCAACTCCATGGACCGCGCCGCGTACCTGCTGCTCAACCGCCTGGACAAAGAGGGCCCCATGGGCGTCAAGGCGCTCGCGGCGAGCATGGGGATCGACTCCTCGACGGTCACCCGGCAGGTCGCCCCGCTGGTCGACACGGGTCTCGTCAAGCGCACCTCGCACCCGGAGGACGGGCGCGCGGTCGTGCTGCAGCTGTCCCCGCGCGGGCAGTCCCGGCTGGAGGAAGTGCGCTCCTCGCGCCGTCAGTTGATGGCCGAGCTGACGCACGACTGGGCGCCGGAGGAACGCGAGGCGTTCTGCTCGCTGCTCACCCGCTTCAACGTCGCGCTGTCGGCGCGGATGGCCCAGACCGGCACTACCGGCCCCGAGGCGCCGGCCGCGTCCTGA